One window of Desulfobacca acetoxidans DSM 11109 genomic DNA carries:
- a CDS encoding ABC transporter permease, translated as MKLIELHNVYKTYQLGEIEVPVLKGVSLTISQGEFVALMGTSGSGKTTLMNILGCLDRPTSGQYWLDGLDVTALTPDERAYLRNRKLGFVFQIFNLLPRTSALENVIVPLSYNGFDISDRQAHQRAQDLLERMGLSTRVDYEPSQLSGGQQQRVAIARALVNSPPVLLADEPTGNLDSQTSEEVLVLFQRLNAEGVTIILVTHDENVARHAGRIIRINDGVAETVELAAEPDAKDSYGPRAEKSQPHSHTSLPRLRWMLRTALNGLRRNILRAALTALGIIIGVAAVIAMMEIGRGSADAIQRTIASMGANNLIIFPGTASSGGVTFGMGAAMTLTPQDVEAILRECPAVKAAAPIVRARIQIVYGNRNWVPIYIFGTTPAFLDVREWPLEAGEPLTEQDVRNVSKVCLLGKRLVRELFGGEDPLNKEIRVNNIIFKVVGVLSSKGANMIGMDQDDILVAPWTTIRYRVTRSSLTNVNQSAKQTTSTSSTSEKVNTLNELYPSTQLSLYPARSTSQEANNPMPVRFANVDQIMVAAHSTQDIPRAIQQITQLLRERHRIRPGEPEDFNIRDMTEPSRALSSTATLMTKLLLAVALISLVVGGVGIMNIMLVSVTERTREIGLRLAVGARSRDILKQFLTEAVLLCFCGGIVGILFGRGASMVITTVFGWPTGISPLAILAAFAVSVTVGVTFGYYPAWKASRLDPINALRYE; from the coding sequence ATGAAGCTCATAGAACTGCATAATGTTTATAAGACCTATCAATTAGGGGAGATCGAGGTCCCGGTGCTCAAGGGCGTCTCCCTCACCATTTCCCAAGGAGAGTTTGTAGCCCTCATGGGGACGTCAGGGTCGGGAAAAACGACGCTGATGAACATACTCGGGTGTTTGGACCGGCCGACCTCTGGTCAATATTGGCTTGATGGCCTCGATGTCACTGCCCTTACCCCTGACGAACGGGCTTACCTGCGCAACCGGAAACTCGGGTTTGTGTTTCAGATCTTTAATCTGCTGCCCCGCACCAGCGCCCTGGAAAATGTGATCGTGCCGTTGTCTTACAACGGGTTTGATATTTCAGACCGACAGGCACATCAGCGGGCTCAGGATTTGCTTGAGCGGATGGGATTGTCGACCCGGGTGGATTATGAGCCTTCGCAGCTTTCCGGAGGACAGCAACAACGGGTAGCCATCGCCCGCGCCCTGGTTAATTCTCCCCCGGTGCTCCTGGCAGATGAACCGACTGGCAATCTGGATTCGCAGACCAGCGAAGAAGTCCTGGTCCTTTTCCAGAGGCTTAACGCCGAAGGCGTGACTATTATCCTCGTTACGCATGACGAAAACGTCGCCCGCCATGCCGGGAGGATTATCCGCATCAATGACGGCGTGGCGGAAACCGTTGAATTGGCAGCGGAGCCGGATGCCAAGGATTCTTATGGTCCCAGGGCGGAAAAAAGCCAACCTCATTCTCATACTTCTCTGCCCCGTCTGCGGTGGATGCTGCGTACCGCGCTCAACGGTCTGCGCCGCAATATCTTAAGGGCTGCCCTCACTGCTTTGGGTATCATTATCGGGGTTGCGGCGGTCATCGCTATGATGGAGATCGGCCGGGGTTCGGCCGACGCTATTCAGCGGACCATAGCCAGCATGGGGGCCAACAACTTGATCATCTTTCCCGGTACCGCATCAAGCGGTGGGGTCACCTTCGGCATGGGAGCCGCAATGACCCTCACTCCCCAGGATGTTGAGGCCATCTTACGGGAATGTCCGGCCGTGAAGGCTGCCGCGCCCATAGTACGGGCGCGCATCCAGATCGTCTACGGAAACCGCAACTGGGTCCCAATCTATATCTTTGGAACCACCCCGGCCTTCCTCGACGTACGGGAGTGGCCCCTGGAAGCCGGTGAGCCTCTGACGGAACAGGATGTGCGCAACGTCAGTAAGGTCTGCCTCCTGGGCAAACGACTGGTGCGGGAGCTTTTCGGAGGAGAAGATCCCCTCAACAAGGAAATACGGGTTAATAATATCATTTTCAAAGTCGTGGGCGTCCTCAGTTCCAAAGGGGCCAACATGATCGGGATGGATCAGGATGATATCCTGGTCGCCCCCTGGACAACCATTAGATACCGGGTGACGCGTAGTTCGCTGACCAATGTCAATCAGAGCGCCAAACAGACAACCTCTACTTCTAGTACATCTGAAAAGGTTAACACCCTGAACGAGCTGTATCCCAGCACCCAACTCAGCCTGTATCCGGCCCGTTCCACCAGCCAGGAGGCCAACAACCCGATGCCAGTCCGGTTTGCCAACGTGGACCAGATCATGGTGGCGGCCCACTCTACCCAAGACATCCCCAGGGCTATACAACAGATAACCCAACTCTTGCGGGAGCGGCACCGCATCCGTCCCGGCGAACCCGAGGACTTCAACATCCGGGATATGACCGAGCCGTCCCGAGCCTTGTCTTCAACCGCCACGCTCATGACCAAGCTGCTGTTGGCCGTCGCCTTGATCTCCCTCGTGGTCGGCGGGGTAGGCATCATGAATATCATGTTGGTATCGGTAACTGAGCGCACCCGGGAAATCGGCCTGCGGTTGGCCGTGGGAGCTCGCAGCCGAGACATCCTGAAACAGTTCCTGACCGAGGCGGTCCTGCTATGTTTCTGTGGAGGTATCGTCGGGATTTTGTTCGGCCGCGGCGCCTCTATGGTGATAACGACCGTGTTTGGCTGGCCTACCGGAATATCTCCCCTAGCCATCCTGGCAGCTTTCGCGGTCTCGGTGACCGTGGGGGTCACCTTCGGCTATTACCCGGCCTGGAAGGCCTCGCGCTTGGATCCCATCAATGCTCTACGATACGAGTAA
- a CDS encoding efflux transporter outer membrane subunit — translation MRYLISLFWTVSSLILAIGCAVGPDYQAPKTEVPAEWNGQAFVTQGQASKTTTEPVTLAQWWGIFNDRTLNSLVELAITANLDLKQVEARIRQARAARGVAGAGLGPTVDASVIYQRSKSSSETVGSGGSPTVAATGAFRELFQVGLDSSWELDFFGGTRRNLEAATADLRAAMEDRRDVLITLIGDVGSNYLNLRGLQQQLAIAHKNLEVQRKTAAIVHRRFETGFVSRLDVANADAQAAATEAQIPVLESSAQAAIYSLGVLLGQNPAALETTLVRPNPLPPTPPKIPIGLPSDLVRRRPDIRRAEAQLHAATARIGVATADLFPRFFLTGGFGVSARDLNRLGISNSRYWSFSPTVTWPIFASGRIRWNIEMQNALQEQAFLTYQKTVLTALKEVETALVAYAKEQEHRQSLATAVDNNRQAVDLAMKLYVAGKTDFLNVLTAQRSLYVNEEALVQSTQRLTVNLITLYKALGGGWEEKS, via the coding sequence GTGAGATACCTCATATCCCTCTTCTGGACGGTGTCCTCTCTAATCTTGGCAATCGGCTGCGCCGTTGGTCCGGATTACCAGGCGCCCAAGACCGAGGTCCCGGCAGAATGGAACGGCCAGGCCTTTGTTACCCAGGGGCAGGCCAGCAAGACCACCACCGAGCCGGTCACTTTAGCCCAATGGTGGGGGATTTTTAATGACCGGACCCTCAATTCTTTGGTGGAACTGGCTATCACTGCCAACCTTGATCTCAAGCAGGTGGAGGCCCGGATTCGCCAGGCACGAGCAGCCCGTGGAGTGGCAGGCGCCGGACTTGGTCCTACAGTGGATGCCTCGGTCATCTACCAGCGCAGCAAGAGCTCGAGCGAAACCGTGGGGTCCGGCGGAAGTCCGACGGTTGCCGCCACCGGGGCTTTCAGGGAATTATTTCAGGTCGGGTTGGATTCCTCCTGGGAGCTGGATTTCTTCGGTGGGACCAGACGCAATCTGGAAGCGGCCACCGCCGACCTGCGGGCCGCCATGGAAGATCGCCGGGATGTGTTGATCACCCTGATAGGGGACGTCGGCAGCAACTACCTGAATCTGCGGGGACTGCAACAACAGCTTGCTATTGCCCATAAGAACCTGGAAGTTCAGAGGAAAACCGCTGCCATTGTGCACCGCCGTTTTGAGACCGGTTTTGTCAGCCGCCTGGACGTGGCCAATGCCGACGCCCAGGCAGCCGCCACTGAAGCCCAAATACCCGTATTGGAATCTTCGGCGCAAGCGGCCATCTACAGCTTGGGGGTGCTGTTAGGTCAAAATCCTGCTGCCCTGGAGACTACCCTGGTGCGACCGAACCCACTTCCTCCCACCCCGCCGAAGATTCCTATCGGTCTGCCGTCTGATCTAGTCCGCCGCCGGCCGGACATCCGGCGCGCCGAAGCTCAACTGCATGCCGCCACCGCGCGCATCGGCGTGGCCACGGCCGATCTTTTCCCCCGATTTTTCCTTACCGGTGGTTTTGGCGTCTCGGCTCGGGATCTGAACCGGCTGGGCATCTCCAACAGCAGGTATTGGTCGTTCAGCCCCACCGTTACCTGGCCGATCTTCGCCTCCGGCCGCATCCGCTGGAACATCGAGATGCAAAACGCCCTCCAGGAACAGGCCTTCCTGACGTACCAGAAGACGGTGCTTACTGCCCTCAAAGAAGTCGAGACCGCCCTGGTAGCCTACGCCAAAGAACAGGAACATCGGCAGTCCCTGGCAACGGCGGTCGATAACAACCGCCAGGCGGTGGATCTGGCCATGAAATTATACGTTGCCGGCAAAACGGATTTTTTAAACGTGCTCACTGCCCAACGCTCTCTGTATGTCAATGAAGAGGCCCTGGTGCAGAGCACCCAACGCCTGACCGTCAATCTTATCACTCTCTATAAGGCCTTGGGGGGAGGCTGGGAAGAAAAATCGTAG